AATTAGCttaaagcaattaattggcagaaaaattaaatgataGGAGTTATCTATTAGTAAATTGTTAATTCTCCATATGTAAATCCGGATCGAGGAACATTATTGTTTGACCATTGTTTGTAGTTAAAAGAACACCAAGGTCTGTATATTCCTGtattgtatttattaaatgatcTTCAGTAAAACCCTTAGCAAGTACGCGTTCACGAATAGCACGTAGTGTAAGTGAGCGTTCATTGCCTTCAACATCTGGTATGCTATTAAGCATGTCTcgaataattttatatattttcgAGGTAATAGTAGTATCGTGAGAACTAGGATCCAAATCATCGTATAGTGATGACTTTGAAACAGACATTAATCTCAAAGCTTCATCAACATCGCCAATCTCCACTCTATTACTGAAACGCAAACGAGCTAATGCTTGTCCCATTCGCAAAATAGCGAGAAGTGTACGTGGAGTAGTGTGAGCGAATTGACGCTCATTGGCTTCATCACGCTTTTGGTTTTGTCGAAGTTGAACATAAGCACCAGTAACATAGTCGCATACATCCTTTGGTACGACTGGGCGATATTGTCTAGCAGAAGAAATATAATGCCTAATCATGTTTGGATCTAATGGTTCAAAGTCCATTTTAGGTTGTTCGTTATGCATGTGAACATATGTTACGTGTTGTGCCAAATGCTCGTCTGTTTCACGAGAAGGAGTatctaaaattaaaaataaaatatcaaacCGGGAAAGCAGTGCAGCTGGAAGATTTATATTGTGGATTGGTGCCACTTTCGGATTATATCGTCCATATAAGGGGTTCGCAGCGGCCAAAATACTTGTTCGAGCATTTAAAGTCGTAGTGATTCCTGcctttgaaattgaaatagTTTGCTGTTCCATTACTTCATGAATTGCTGTACGGTCACTTTCATCCATCTTATCAAATTCGTCAATGCAGCAAATACCGTTGTCAGCAAGTACTAAGGCACCTCCCTCTAAAACCATTTCATCCGTCACTGGATCACGCATTACAGCAGCAGTTAAACCAACACCTGAAGATCCACGACCTGTGGTGTATACTCCTCTCGGGGCAACCTTCGAAATAtactttaataattgaGATTTTGCGACACCAGGATCACCagttaaacaaatatttatgtCACCACGAATTCTCATTCCATCCCCTAACTCTTTAGTAACACCTCCGACAAGCAACAGAAgtaaagcttttttaacATCTTCATGTCCATATATCTCGGGAGCAATGGACTTGGCCAGTTTTTCGTACACATTGCCTCCTTGATTTAATTCAGCGATAGCAGCCTCCGATTGAGgagttttttcaatatttgtgtaatttttaatgatttgtGAAACATAATGGCATTCTAAGTAAGTATCGGTTAAGAGCCCGGCGCGCATTGCTCGAAAACCAGTATACGGAGTCGGCAAAAATATACCAGAAATATCAACGATATCGCCAGGATTTACAGAGCGAGTGATAGCACCATATAAGTGGACGGTTAATGATCTAGGGATATGGCCAATAGGTACTTGGTTCGTTAAttcttgtatttttacttcctgaaaaggaagaaatttACTGGCTCTTGTGCTCATGAAAAGCTGACCTTTTGCATCATTCTTTTTACATTCATCCGAAGGACATTCAGACATTGGAAGGAATGTCTTCTGACGGATTTCTTGAAACACTTCATACCCACATCGATCACATGTATAAGCATTTACAGTTAAGCTAGGCTTAACATCACTTGTACGAGTAACTATACCACGGACAGTCAAAAGAGATCCCAAGTTTTCGCCTCTTAAATCACGAACGCTGAATGGTTTTTTGTTGCGAGTTACTGGTCGAAAGTATAAGTCATAACCTCGGGTTAATTCAGGAGGAAATCCTTTATGCTCAGGGTCTATATTTTCATTCCTTTGAACACGTTGCTGCATAATTACATCAAGTACTTCGTTGCGATAATTAATTTCCACAGTAGGAGGAGGCATCAACGCATCTGCGCACTGCGAAAAAAGTTCAACAAACCGTTTAGCATTAGATTCAATATTATGCAAAAGCTGAGTATCACTTGGATCGAACTCGTACAAATCATTCAAATCAACATTAATAACATTTGACTCTCGATTGGAGATTTTTTGTAGTATATCCATATactttgattttaaaaaaggctCATCACCTGCATCCGACATCGAAATATCCTGATTTTGTTGTCCATCTTGAACCTGTTCCTGCTTGAAGTGGGATAGAAAATCCGTAATTTTATGTTGACATTCTTCATACTCTGggatttttaaatctatGGTGGGAAGTGCCATGCTTTTCAAACCAAAAAAGTATCCCAAAACTTTTCTGCtgaattagcaaaaaatataaaggttcaaaaagaaagcaagGGTATTAAGTAAGGGTAAGATACCAAGAAAGGTTCTTCTTTAGGTTGTTTTAGTTAGTTGGTAGTATGAATCAACGCGAACTCGTAAGGTaacaaaaatgtaaatattgTAACTTAGGGCATATACAAATTGTCATTGACTCTAAAGAAATTGCAGtgtataatttttttgattctctacatatttcctttttaatttattactCTCGCAGCAAAAGTAAACATTCagtttgattttaaaagcCACTATGTAGTACTgttagaaattttttttggagagTATTCACTATGTATAAATAAACagtttatttgttttaaattaataataatcaTTTTGCCAGACAATAAATTGgtcattttattttcataaatgtATGTCTAATTGTTTTCATTGCTTCAATCGATTGTTATTTTAGCTATCCATAATTTTTcctatttttcttctacaCGTTTTGTATTTCTAAACATGAGAGTTATTTAGACTACTGcctaaaatttatttcacttttatttttaaaaatttttttgaaaacttatGAAGTAAGTTAGCAGGGAAATTCTCAAAAGAAATGCGATATCAACAATATAAAAACTTCGAGTAGggaactttttattttttgttcgGTTATTTCAAACATCAGTGAAGAATGAATAtagaaaattctttattgtTTTATACCACATTGTAAACTGTACCTAAAAGCACAACACGCAATAGAAACGTGCTATTGGAAtgcttatttattttctgtttACAATAGACGAATATaagtatttctttttttttttacgaaagGATCAAggtattaaaattattcacAGTATGTGGCTAGGTCTCTGTCGCgcttatctttttttaattaagcaATGTCTTTATGTACGGTCGCGTCGCATTAGAAGTTTCGTGATTTGTAATATTTGAGCAGTTATAAAGCGCTCTACATCTCGGATGAAAAGGAGATTGTGAAgagatatttatttctaacATCATATCGTACTACTAGGCTGATATCATTGCGTTTCATCTACAACATAAATTGAGGTACCCTGACGCGTCTTAAGTATTACACTGAAAACtactttattaaattataacaaAAAGTGagaaatttaataatttatttattacataaagtaataaattcatttctattttttcaattatttgaGCCtaaataattgaatttattcGACTCCACGCTTAGCATCGAATTCTTCGATTTAAGCTATCacatttttctattaacTAGCTACAATTTCCTGCTTTAAGAAACCGTTATTATAACACACCAGAAGGGAAAGGAAGTAAGCCCTTGCTTTTCCCATTTAATTTGAGATTGTCTTCgaatttatttcattttttttactcgTTGCGTTTGTCTCCAAATATTAATTAGtacattgttttttttcaacGTTATTCATCTCCATCAGCCTTTGACTTAGTTTAACTGCAATTTTCCACTCTGTAAAATAAGGCAGCATTTTGTCTATTTTGCCTTCACTCTTATTCATTGTGTTATCATACCCAAAGTGCGACAAATTAACATCCACAAAAAAAACGGTGGTGTTGAATATACTACAATACTGTGCACTACATTGGATAACCTACCTTTGAAAGTTTTGCCATTAACCACAACACATCTTGGGAAGCCACATCGCAAGAGATAATCGCGGTGGAAGAAAACTTTTGTACTTATTCTATATACAGATAAATCCGGTCAGTTTGGACGAAATCTCATTATTAATCTTACAAAATGGGCCTTGAGCATCTCGAAGAATTCAGTTATCCTAAGGAACATGGTGAAGAAGTCGAGTATGATAGCGAACAAGGTGTTCGTAAAAT
This region of Schizosaccharomyces pombe strain 972h- genome assembly, chromosome: II genomic DNA includes:
- the mcm7 gene encoding MCM complex subunit Mcm7, with amino-acid sequence MALPTIDLKIPEYEECQHKITDFLSHFKQEQVQDGQQNQDISMSDAGDEPFLKSKYMDILQKISNRESNVINVDLNDLYEFDPSDTQLLHNIESNAKRFVELFSQCADALMPPPTVEINYRNEVLDVIMQQRVQRNENIDPEHKGFPPELTRGYDLYFRPVTRNKKPFSVRDLRGENLGSLLTVRGIVTRTSDVKPSLTVNAYTCDRCGYEVFQEIRQKTFLPMSECPSDECKKNDAKGQLFMSTRASKFLPFQEVKIQELTNQVPIGHIPRSLTVHLYGAITRSVNPGDIVDISGIFLPTPYTGFRAMRAGLLTDTYLECHYVSQIIKNYTNIEKTPQSEAAIAELNQGGNVYEKLAKSIAPEIYGHEDVKKALLLLLVGGVTKELGDGMRIRGDINICLTGDPGVAKSQLLKYISKVAPRGVYTTGRGSSGVGLTAAVMRDPVTDEMVLEGGALVLADNGICCIDEFDKMDESDRTAIHEVMEQQTISISKAGITTTLNARTSILAAANPLYGRYNPKVAPIHNINLPAALLSRFDILFLILDTPSRETDEHLAQHVTYVHMHNEQPKMDFEPLDPNMIRHYISSARQYRPVVPKDVCDYVTGAYVQLRQNQKRDEANERQFAHTTPRTLLAILRMGQALARLRFSNRVEIGDVDEALRLMSVSKSSLYDDLDPSSHDTTITSKIYKIIRDMLNSIPDVEGNERSLTLRAIRERVLAKGFTEDHLINTIQEYTDLGVLLTTNNGQTIMFLDPDLHMEN